The genomic segment AAGGGGGCGGGTTCAGGTCCCGTTGGCGTAGGCCTGCGTGGGTTCAAATCCCACCCCCCGCACCATTTACGCTAAACTTCCCCACACTTAAGCTGCTACTAATGAGTGATTACTGATAGAGCAGTGTGCATGCGTTAATGAGTATTTCGTATTCAAGTTGCCTACATTATTTTCCTTCAATTAAAAGAATCTGAGCCATACCTAGCAGGGTAATTAACTGCAATAGAACTATTATAGCCACTAATAATCACCGCATTATATTTAACCATAGGGTTACGGCATAGTTAGTTAATGAGCATTTAACCCATTGAGGCATATTGCTAAGTGGTAATGACCATGTTAATGAATAATGCAATTAAGTGCTTATGCTTATCTTAATGAGAACTTTATGCCAAGTATTACTGCAGATACCAGTGACAGGAATGCGCTTATGAGCATTACCACCCCTAACCCAAGCCCTAGGTTTGATGCAAAGGTGAATGCTATTAAGGGTGGTCCAATACCACCTAATACCCTACCCAGTGTGAATACTAGGTTTGATGCAGTGGCCCTAATGTTAACTGGGTAGAGTTCACTCATTAATACTCCTAGGTATGAGAATACTGATGATGAGACGTAGGTTAAGGCTATTGACGGTATCATGTAATCCAAGAGACCTAAATCAGCGGTAACTAATAATGCCACTGATGATGCAAGAGCAATAATGCTTAACGCCACTAGAACCCTAACTCTACCATAGAGGTCTGATAAATAGCCAGCTAAAGTGTAGGCCAATGCACCTATTACCGGTAGCACCAGTAGCCATAGGTTTAGGTTACTGATACCTATCTGCTTCAGGTAAGTTGGAGCCAGGCTAACCAGGGGCACTGTGAGCATGAATGCTGAGGCTACAATAACAATACCCAGTATTGTTAACCACATGAACCTATCCTTAAGAACCTCACTATAATTAATCCTCCTAAGGCCAACCCTTGATACTGTTTCAGGCATGATTATTAACCATGGTAGTGATGAGAGTAAACTTACAGCACCAGTAACTATTAGTACTAGGTTCCATTCATGTATGATGCTGTATACTAGTGCATCAAGCATGATGCCAATGAAGTAGAGGCCTTGGGTTAAACCACCAATTAAACCCCTACCGCCCCTCCAATTCTCAGCAATAACGGCATAAGTTATACCATTTTCAGGATTAACCCCGAATCCCACTAGGAACCACGCCACGTAAAATTCCCACAGCGTCCTGGCAAAGCCCGCTAGTAATGTCATCAGTGAGAATAATATTACTGATGTCATAAGCCCAATACGCCTACCGTATGCATCAGCAATCATACCGAAAACCACACCACCAATAGCGCCACCAATAAACGATAATGTAACCATCAAGGTAAGTGCGGTAACAGTAACGTGTATTGATAATGATATTTCAGGAAATAGGTAAACCACTGAGAAGATGCAGAAGGCACTCATGAGGAATGGTACAAGGACACTAAGTACCAGTAGGATACTCCTAATACCCATAATTTCATGCCTCTAGATACAGTTTAAAAATTACCCCTAATATGCTTAAAAATTCACAGGATTGGAGGCATCATTATATAGCAATTAGACAGGAGGGAAGTCTACTGAAGTTGCATTAAGTTAATTGTGTCTGAATTCAATAAGCAGTGAACACTAAGTAATTGCACCATTAACGTAGCCTTGGTATGGGTAATTCCACATAACCTTGAGGTGACATTCTCAGGAGTTAGGGGAGTTCCTAACTGGAGTTACTAAGTTGCTCTATTGGTGTAGACTTGTGCAGGTTCGAATCCTACCTTCACCATTATTGGGATTTAACCATGTTTCATATTATAATTTAAAGTAATGTTTTAAGCCTTATGCCTTATTGAATATGGATGAATATGGATGTGATTTCACTTGGTGAGCTTATTGCTGAGTTCGTTAGGGTTCATAGAGGGGTTATGCATGATGTTGCTGACTTATACATGGGTCCATTCCCAAGTGGTGCACCGGCAATAACCATTGATTCAGCAGCTAGGCTAGGGCTTAATGCGGGTTTCATTGGTGTTGTGGGTAATGATGACTTTGGACACATGATAATTAATAGGCTTAGGAGGGATGGTGTTGATACTCTTCGTGTGATTATTGATAATGATTCAATAACTGGGTTAGCCTTCGTGGCTTATGATCAATCAGGTTCAAGGAGATTCGTATTTAACCTCAAGTGGTCTTCATCAGCTAAATTAACACCAAGTCTCATTAACCCAGACTACTTTACAGGGGTTAGGGTTCTTCACGTTTCTGGGTCAACAATGTATATTGGTAAGGGGCCGAGGGATGCTTGCATTAAGGCAATGAGTGAGGCTAGGCGTAGAGGGGTCTTAGTGTCGTATGATCCGAATGTGAGGGTTGAGTTAATGAGTATTAATGATACTAGGGAATTATTCCTAAACTCACTAAGGCTAGTTAACGTACTCCTCATTAGTGAGGAGGAGGTTAACGTATTAATGGGTGGTGGAGGCGCCTTGGAGAATGCCATTAAATTGCTTAATAAGGGTCCTGAAATCATTGTTGTTAAGAGAGGCGTTAATGGTTCATTTGCGGTAAGTAGGGGTAATCAGTACCATGAGGAGTATGCCTTTGAGGTTAATGAGGTTGACCCAACGGGGGCTGGTGACGTATTTAATGCAGCCTTCATTTACGGTTACCTGAAGGGCTGGGGGATTAATCAAATACTTAAGTTTGCTAATGCCGCTGCGGCTATTAAGGTGACTAGAATGGGACCCATGGAGGGCCCTGGCGGCATTAATGAGGTTCTTGAATTAATGAGGAAGGGTAAGCAACGCGGCGTTAAGTGAATTAAATATGTTTATAAATCTCATACCTATTAGAGGTGTGGTGATGAGCCTAGGCTGGGTGATTGGTGAGCTTGGTTAATAGCGCTGATTATATGCAAGAGCCTCCTTAAGCATTAATACTTTAAAATAGGCGTAATGACTCCAACTAAATGGTAGCCTTCAGCCTATTTGACTCACTTGTGGCCGCTGTGCAGCTTTACGCAATTATAGATCCACTGGGTGCAATACCCCTACTGGTCAGTGTGCCTGACTACGAGAAGATGATGAATAAGTTTCTTAGGCTGGTCGCCGTAACAGTACCCCTTCTTCTACTCCTCTTCGCCTTCGCAGGCCCCTTCATATTCTACGTCTTCAGCATTAACATTAACGACTTCAGGGTTGCCGGTGGTATAATACTACTTATAATAGCTATTGATGTGCTTAGGGAGGGTACACCGAAGACCATGGGGATTAACCCTGAGGATTACGTTATAGTCCCAATAATAACACCAATGCTTGTTGGGCCAGGTGCAATAACCTCAGTCATGGTTATGGTAACCTACTACAACATATTCAGTGTAATAACCGCAGTATTGATAGCCTCCTTGGCAACCTACATTACCATGAAATACTCAGTGTACTTAGTTAAGTTAATAGGTAATAATACGCTTAAAATATTTGCAAGATTCTTCAGCCTAATAATAGCATCATGGGCAATTCAATTAATAGCCTCAGGAATAATCAACATAGTTAAGGCAATTTAATAACACCAATAACCCCATGGCGTAAGCTTAAGGGCCCATTAATCTAAAATAGGCTACTGGTTAAGTTCAGTAGTGATTAGGCAGGTTAAGGTGGTTAATGGGGACTTAATACTAGTGTTAAGTAATGCCATGGATTCATTATCAAGCACAGTTGATGGTGGTTTAAGGCATGGTATAAGGTACATCATACACCACCACGTACCCAGTAACTTCAATACTGACCCAATGCTGGAGGTTAGGAGGGTTCATGAAGCATTATTAATTAATAGTAATGAGGCGGTAACATTCCTCACAGCCACTGAATTACCTAAGAACCATGTGATTAATGAGGAGAACATGTATGGTTTAAGCGTCGTGGTCTCATTGACCATTGGTCTAAGTAACCCCTATAGGATCAAGAACGGTAACGTAATTAGCCTACTACGTAACCCCTCAACGGTTAATATAGCTGTAATTATTGACGCTAATTTAACTCAACAAGCCCTAGTTGATGCAGTAGCCCTAATAGCGGAAACCAAACACGAGACCCTAAGTGAGTTAACTAACGGTAAGGTTCATGGAACAACAAGCGATGCAATAGCAGTATTATCCTCAGGTAATGGTGAATTAAGGCCATATGCAGGCCCAGCCACTGACGTGGGTAAGGCCATAAGCCACGCAGTGTACGGTGCCTTGGTTAAGGCCTATGAGATTAATCAATATAAGGATCATTAATCATTAGGCGCATTGACTGGGAAAATTTTTAAAAGGCAATAAACAAGAACCATCAAAGCCGCCGTAGCTCAGCCTGGTGGAGCGGCGGGCTGTTAACCCGTAGGTCCCGGGTTCAAGTCCCGGCGGCGGCGCTAGGGAATGGTTTTTGCCCTTATTCTTTTTCAATTCTTAGATGTTGATTAAATTTAATAATAATTTAACCGCATTAAGTAGTGGATTTAAGGGATTAATGTGAAAAAGCATAAATAAGAGTTATGCCTTTGAACAAGAATGGATACTGCATCTAGGGATGGCTCAACAATCAGGGAATCATGCAGTAGATTTAGTACAGTGGTTTGGTTGTTCATTAACTCAAGGGGTGCTGAGGTTAGGCTTAAGATTATTGAAAAGCTTAGGGAGAGGCCGATGAATATTAATCAGTTGGCTATGGAATTGGGCGTGGATTACAAGACTGTTAAATACCACTTAATGGTTCTTGGGAAATACGGTTTCGTTAGTAGAATTAGCAATAACTATGGTTCACCGTATTATCTCTCTGATGAAGTGTTTAAACATTGGGATGAATTAATTCAAATCATTAACAGTTATAAATCTTACAAGGGATAATAGTGCAATGGAGCTTATTAATCAGGCACCTGAATTAACCATCACTGAGGGTAAGCCGATTCTAAAGTGGGGTGAGGCAATTTACCCCATCCCTAGGCTTAAGCACGGTGCCTTATTCCTAATGGTTAATCAACTGGCTGTTCAATTAAGGTTCTGCGAGTACAGGATTCACCTAGACTTCACTAAGGGTAGGGTTATTGGTAATGAGGCTATTGATGGATTATACGAGCACGCTAGGCAATTCGGTAATATTACCGATGAATTCAGCCTTGAACCAGGCTGGGACCCAGTGGTTGTTAATAGGGGTGAGGAGGGGGTTTCCTTCTTCAACATGAGGATGAGGAACTGGATTGGTAAAGCTGACTTCACTAAACCCTACGTTGAGGAGAGGAGCGTAATGGTGTTGATTAAGAATGTACCAATACTGGGTCTACCTGACCTAATAATTAACAGGGATGGTAAACCATGGTTAATTATTGAACTTAAGACAACCAATAGGGCTGGTAGACTTGGGTTCCTTGAACCCAGGGAGGCTTATCAAGTTGAGGCATATTACCACTTCCTAAGAATGATGGGACTGGGGGTTGAGGGAGCCCTTGTGGTTAAGTTAATTAGGGGTATTGGGGTTAAGGTGGTTGACTACGTTGATGCATTAATTAAGGCCTTCATAAATGGGGTTAACTACAGTAGGTTAAGTAATGGGGTGGCGGTGCACCTTGTTAGGGTTAGGGACGCCTCAGAATTCATGAGGGAGACTGAGTGGGCTGTGGATTACTGGTTAGGCTCCAGGAACGCCACTGCAAGCCCAAGTCCAGGTAAATGCAGGGTATGTGACCATAAGCTGCATTGCCCATACAGCCTATCCCGCTGAATCCTCATTAGGTGGATCCCTATTACCGTAGGTGACGTTTAGGGTTACGTAGGATTGTAGGTAAATGTAGTTACCTGAGGTTACGAATATGGGTACCCTATAGGAACCGGCTAACCTAGGTATTATACTGCACTTAATCCTTGAGGAACCAGGCTGAATAACAACATCCAGTTGAGTATCTAGGCAAATTAACTTGAACTTAACGTTAACCCCCATGTCATTATCAAACTCTAATTCCACATCAATAGGCCTATTAACAAGCCCCCTGTAAACCTCCCTTAGGGGCCTCATGGCTATCTTGAACCTTGAATCCAGGATATTGCGGAACTCCTCAACCCAATGGTTAATTAAATCAGGATTCCAGAACTCAGCCCACCAGAAGTCACTGTCTAGGGCATGCCATAGGGCGTACCTAGCCTCATTAATCTTACCACCCAATGCATCCTCAAGACCCCTCAAGTACCTGTATGAGTCAATGACCTTAACCCAGTACTCTGCATGCTCCCTCCTCTCTCCATCCCACTTAGTGAAGCCCCCTAACCAGGAGGTTGTGGGTATGTAGGTTATGCTTCTCCTACTCATGTTAACTTGACTAAGCCTAACAGTCTCAATAATGCCTAACTCCTGCATTCTACTGAGGTATGAGTAGAATTTATCAAGCATTAAACCAACCATGGCCGGGGTCTTGGACATGGCTATGAAGTTCTCACCATCAAGGGCAATGACCACTAATTCACCATTAGTCTCAATAATGGATCTACTGAGCATTGCGGCAAGCTTCACCGCAGACCTCTCGTCAGGGATATTATTCTGGAAGGATAAAATGTTACTTAACCTCTCATCCCTAAAGAATACTGTTAACCTACCACCCAGGCTATAGGGTTCATAAATACTCCCCTTATCCCCCTGAACCCCAGGGAAGTGATTACCACCATCAAGCACAGTGTAGCCGACCTTATGCTTCTCATATATGTCAAGCAACTCCATACTCCACGCCATTTCAGGAGTCCAAACACCAACGGGATTAACACCCAGGGTACTTTTAGTAACCTCCATACCCACGCCCAGTTCCTCATCAATAACGTCAATAATCTCGTACCTTGATGCTAAGTAACCCAGTATGGTGTGGGCGTATACGCTTGATAATACATCCAACTGCCCCCTATTAGCCTGAACCCTATACATATCAAGGACCTTAGCCACCGCATTAACCTCACCACTACCCTTTGCGTGGACTTCACCATTAATGAGGGTATAACCCTTCTCAATGGC from the Caldivirga maquilingensis IC-167 genome contains:
- a CDS encoding MFS transporter is translated as MGIRSILLVLSVLVPFLMSAFCIFSVVYLFPEISLSIHVTVTALTLMVTLSFIGGAIGGVVFGMIADAYGRRIGLMTSVILFSLMTLLAGFARTLWEFYVAWFLVGFGVNPENGITYAVIAENWRGGRGLIGGLTQGLYFIGIMLDALVYSIIHEWNLVLIVTGAVSLLSSLPWLIIMPETVSRVGLRRINYSEVLKDRFMWLTILGIVIVASAFMLTVPLVSLAPTYLKQIGISNLNLWLLVLPVIGALAYTLAGYLSDLYGRVRVLVALSIIALASSVALLVTADLGLLDYMIPSIALTYVSSSVFSYLGVLMSELYPVNIRATASNLVFTLGRVLGGIGPPLIAFTFASNLGLGLGVVMLISAFLSLVSAVILGIKFSLR
- a CDS encoding PD-(D/E)XK nuclease family protein, which codes for MELINQAPELTITEGKPILKWGEAIYPIPRLKHGALFLMVNQLAVQLRFCEYRIHLDFTKGRVIGNEAIDGLYEHARQFGNITDEFSLEPGWDPVVVNRGEEGVSFFNMRMRNWIGKADFTKPYVEERSVMVLIKNVPILGLPDLIINRDGKPWLIIELKTTNRAGRLGFLEPREAYQVEAYYHFLRMMGLGVEGALVVKLIRGIGVKVVDYVDALIKAFINGVNYSRLSNGVAVHLVRVRDASEFMRETEWAVDYWLGSRNATASPSPGKCRVCDHKLHCPYSLSR
- a CDS encoding sugar kinase, which produces MDVISLGELIAEFVRVHRGVMHDVADLYMGPFPSGAPAITIDSAARLGLNAGFIGVVGNDDFGHMIINRLRRDGVDTLRVIIDNDSITGLAFVAYDQSGSRRFVFNLKWSSSAKLTPSLINPDYFTGVRVLHVSGSTMYIGKGPRDACIKAMSEARRRGVLVSYDPNVRVELMSINDTRELFLNSLRLVNVLLISEEEVNVLMGGGGALENAIKLLNKGPEIIVVKRGVNGSFAVSRGNQYHEEYAFEVNEVDPTGAGDVFNAAFIYGYLKGWGINQILKFANAAAAIKVTRMGPMEGPGGINEVLELMRKGKQRGVK
- a CDS encoding adenosylcobinamide amidohydrolase, which codes for MIRQVKVVNGDLILVLSNAMDSLSSTVDGGLRHGIRYIIHHHVPSNFNTDPMLEVRRVHEALLINSNEAVTFLTATELPKNHVINEENMYGLSVVVSLTIGLSNPYRIKNGNVISLLRNPSTVNIAVIIDANLTQQALVDAVALIAETKHETLSELTNGKVHGTTSDAIAVLSSGNGELRPYAGPATDVGKAISHAVYGALVKAYEINQYKDH
- a CDS encoding MarC family protein, producing the protein MVAFSLFDSLVAAVQLYAIIDPLGAIPLLVSVPDYEKMMNKFLRLVAVTVPLLLLLFAFAGPFIFYVFSININDFRVAGGIILLIIAIDVLREGTPKTMGINPEDYVIVPIITPMLVGPGAITSVMVMVTYYNIFSVITAVLIASLATYITMKYSVYLVKLIGNNTLKIFARFFSLIIASWAIQLIASGIINIVKAI
- a CDS encoding ArsR/SmtB family transcription factor, whose protein sequence is MDTASRDGSTIRESCSRFSTVVWLFINSRGAEVRLKIIEKLRERPMNINQLAMELGVDYKTVKYHLMVLGKYGFVSRISNNYGSPYYLSDEVFKHWDELIQIINSYKSYKG
- a CDS encoding glycoside hydrolase family 57 protein — translated: MRALLDVDSPVHKVGDEVGVKVRLINDSSSSINVNITLDYLLEGRHVNSWTGSALALPGEVTTVNASFTVGEAGLWVIRLNGDAGTSKFTESIKVRVIEGRRPVKLALVYHMHQPPWYMSDGRYYADWAFRYVHAPVMAPFFNGGPYLFHAFLNDKYSGVKVNIHLSPSLLKQWVDAIEKGYTLINGEVHAKGSGEVNAVAKVLDMYRVQANRGQLDVLSSVYAHTILGYLASRYEIIDVIDEELGVGMEVTKSTLGVNPVGVWTPEMAWSMELLDIYEKHKVGYTVLDGGNHFPGVQGDKGSIYEPYSLGGRLTVFFRDERLSNILSFQNNIPDERSAVKLAAMLSRSIIETNGELVVIALDGENFIAMSKTPAMVGLMLDKFYSYLSRMQELGIIETVRLSQVNMSRRSITYIPTTSWLGGFTKWDGERREHAEYWVKVIDSYRYLRGLEDALGGKINEARYALWHALDSDFWWAEFWNPDLINHWVEEFRNILDSRFKIAMRPLREVYRGLVNRPIDVELEFDNDMGVNVKFKLICLDTQLDVVIQPGSSRIKCSIIPRLAGSYRVPIFVTSGNYIYLQSYVTLNVTYGNRDPPNEDSAG